The genomic stretch TTTCGGCCTTTTTGATTCCCCTGCTTTTTGTCCTTTTCGGTTGAGAAGGAATAAAAAAAGGCAGGCGCCGGAAGCGCCTGCCCGAGGAAATCACTGAAAGTTGAGCCGGTTTATTTCTTTTTGCCCGCGGCCTTTTTAGAAGCCTTGAGGGGATTCATCTTGGTCTCGACGCTCTGAATCTCCACTTTACGGTGCGTGGCGAAATTGCACAGGCCGCCGACCCATTTTTGCGTAGGAGAGGGCGCTACGGAGCAGACTTCACCGATGGTACCCTTGACGATGCGCTCGCAGCCCTGGCACTCTTCAACGACGTTCTGGCAGGAACCGCCCTGAAAAATACAGCCTTTTTTGGCCCAAAAGGTACACTCGGTACCGGGAAGA from Desulfuromonas sp. KJ2020 encodes the following:
- a CDS encoding PxxKW family cysteine-rich protein, which translates into the protein MQCQTVLPGTECTFWAKKGCIFQGGSCQNVVEECQGCERIVKGTIGEVCSVAPSPTQKWVGGLCNFATHRKVEIQSVETKMNPLKASKKAAGKKK